TCCTCGCGAACCTCGCGCAGCACGGCCGCCTCGGCCGACTCACCCGGCTCGACGTACCCGGCCAGGCAGGAGAAGCGTCGCCCGCCCGGGACACCCGGCCAGGCAGCGTTGTTGCCGAGCAGGCACCGCCCGTCGAGGCCAGGCACGCGGTCGTGCACCAACACGATCATCGCAGGGTCGGTGCGCGGCCAGACCCGCTCGCCACCCTCGTCGACGCGGGACCAGCCGCCCTCGTCCATCCGGGTGGGGTGACCGGTGACCGGTGAGTAGGCGTGCCGTTGATGCCAGTTGAGCAGAGCCAGGCCGGTGGTGAACAGGCCGGCGTCCCGGTCGCCGAGCAGGTGGCCCACCTCGCGCAGGTGTGCCGGACGGGTGCCGGGCAGCGCCGGCAACGGCGCGTCCACGAGGAACACCGGTACGCCGTCCGGCTCAACGCCGAGGAACATCGCGCGGGCCACAGCCTCCACCGGCACCTCACCCGGGCCGATCAGCGCCAGCGCCGGCGGGACGGCGTCGATCCGCAGCAGCCCCCGACCCTCGGCAGCGCTGTCCAGCACCAGCACCCGGGCCCGGCCCCACGCCTCGGCCAGCCAGCCCAGATCGGTACGGCGGTGCGCCGCTCGGTCCAGAGTGGAGCGAGCCAACGGTGCCGGCTCCCCGGTCACGACAGCGCCGGGGAGGTGATGACCGAGGTGAGCACCGCCAGCTGCGGGACGACCCGCTCGGCGTCACCCAGGACAACGGTGACCGCCCGCGCCGGGGCGAGGTACAGAGCCGCCGCGTCGGCGACATCGGATACCGTTGCCCTCGCCAGCCGCGCCGCATGCTCGGCGAGGAAGTCCAGGCGCAGGCCGCTGCCGGCGTACGCACTGGTCAACGACGCCAGCCCAGCCTGGGTGGACATGCCGAGCTGGAGCGTGCCGAGGGCATACTGGCGAGCCTGCTCCAACTCCTCCTCCCGCGGCGCGACGGAGGCCAGCCGACCCAGCTCGTACGTGGTTTCCAGCAGCGCCGGCCCGGTCACCTCGGTGGCCACCTCGGCGGCGGCGACCAGCACCGACCCGGCCACCGAGTGCTCGACCAACGAGTGCGGCCCATACGTGTAACCCTTGTCCTCACGGATGTTCTCCACCCACCGGGACGAGAAGTATCCGCCAAAGACCAGGTTGGCCAGTTGCAGCGCGGCGTGGTCGGGATGGGTACGCGGCACCGCCGGCAGAGCCACACGTAGCGAGGACTGCACCGAGCCGGGACGGTCGACGAGCAGCAGCGGCCCCGGCTCCAGCGGCGGCGTACGGGGCAACTCGACGGCGCGGCCCCCGCCGTTCCAGCCGGCGAGCGCCTTCTCGGCCGCGTCCAGCGCCCGATCCGGCTGGATGTCCCCGACCAGTGCGAGAACCGCGCCGGCCGGATGCACCCGCTGCGCGTGCAGACTGCGCAGCACCCCCGGCCGCACCGCCCGGACCTGCTCCGGCTCGGGGGTCTGCACCGCGTACGGGTGCCGTCCGTAGATCCGCTTGAGCAGTGCGGTGCGGGCCAAGTGGGCGGGCTGGCTCTGCGCCACCTGGATCCGGTCGACCAGCCGGTCCCGCTCGGTCGCGACATCGTCGGCCGGGTATGTCGCCCCGGTCAACACGTCGGCCAGGATCTCCAGCATCCGGTCCAGGCCGGTGACCAGCCCGGCGCCGGAGAGCATCAGCCGGTCCGGGTCGATCCCGGCAGACAGCCCGCCGCCGACCTTCTGCAACTCGGCGGCGATCCGCACGGCGTCCATCGTCTCCGTGCCGGAGAGCATCGTCTGCGCGAGCATCGCGCCCCGGGCCAGGTGCACCCGCCCAAACGGCATCCCGAGCCGCAGCTCGACCAGGGGCACCGCCGGCCGGCGTACGGCGATCACGGTGAGCCCGTTGGCCAGCGTGCGCTCGGCCTGCTTCGGCAGCCTGAGCCTGCGGGTGGGGCCGAGCGGCGGCAGGGTGTGCGGCGCGACCAAACCCGGCTCACTCCTCACGCTCACCGAGCCTCCCCTCCCGATCGCGACTGCGGGGCTCGCAAACCCGGCTCACTCCTCACGCTCACCGAGCCTCCCCTCCCGATCGCGACTGCGGGGCTCGCAAACCCGGCTCACTCCTCACGCTCACCGAGCACCTCCGGCCACGACCTCGATGGACGCGCGGCGCTCC
The sequence above is a segment of the Micromonospora sp. WMMA1363 genome. Coding sequences within it:
- the nudC gene encoding NAD(+) diphosphatase; this encodes MTGEPAPLARSTLDRAAHRRTDLGWLAEAWGRARVLVLDSAAEGRGLLRIDAVPPALALIGPGEVPVEAVARAMFLGVEPDGVPVFLVDAPLPALPGTRPAHLREVGHLLGDRDAGLFTTGLALLNWHQRHAYSPVTGHPTRMDEGGWSRVDEGGERVWPRTDPAMIVLVHDRVPGLDGRCLLGNNAAWPGVPGGRRFSCLAGYVEPGESAEAAVLREVREEVGVAVTDIAYAGSQAWPFPGTLMLGFLATADPRHPLHLDPAEIAYARWFTRAEIGAASAGRTVDVDGGRLVLPSPSSIALSLIHRWLDGHC
- a CDS encoding pitrilysin family protein, with the protein product MVAPHTLPPLGPTRRLRLPKQAERTLANGLTVIAVRRPAVPLVELRLGMPFGRVHLARGAMLAQTMLSGTETMDAVRIAAELQKVGGGLSAGIDPDRLMLSGAGLVTGLDRMLEILADVLTGATYPADDVATERDRLVDRIQVAQSQPAHLARTALLKRIYGRHPYAVQTPEPEQVRAVRPGVLRSLHAQRVHPAGAVLALVGDIQPDRALDAAEKALAGWNGGGRAVELPRTPPLEPGPLLLVDRPGSVQSSLRVALPAVPRTHPDHAALQLANLVFGGYFSSRWVENIREDKGYTYGPHSLVEHSVAGSVLVAAAEVATEVTGPALLETTYELGRLASVAPREEELEQARQYALGTLQLGMSTQAGLASLTSAYAGSGLRLDFLAEHAARLARATVSDVADAAALYLAPARAVTVVLGDAERVVPQLAVLTSVITSPALS